The DNA region CTTGGGGAGCCAGAGACCAACTTTGCAGtcatcccccccttccctggccccCCACATCCGTCGGGGGCTGGAGCCTTGCTCCGTACAGcccggggaagggagggctgaAGGGGGCTCCGGCACCGGGCCCCCCTGCCCCTTTCCACTGCCGGGGGGCTCGGTGGTCTCCGGTAAACGGGTCAAAGCTTCACAGCTCGTTATCCGGGGGGGGGTGCATGTGCGTGTAGCCCACCGACCCGGCCATCCCCATCACCCCACCCCAGCTCTGGGCTGCGTTAGCCCCGGAGGGTGGGGGGTCTGCGGGGTgcagctgggggggctgcagcctgcccttcGGTGCTGTTCCCAgtaggaggggagggggcagcccagctgcctgggtcccctccccagccccactcactCGTGCTGGGTGGTCCTGGGGCAGGGGACCGTAGTTTCACTCCATCTCAGGGAAGGCAGCCAGGGTGTAACCGGGGGCCGGGGGGTGTTCACAAAGGGGTTAGGTTCATCGACACCCCATCTGGGGACAGGTTTCGAGACCCCATGTATCCCCCAAGCAGAGATGGGAAGCCCTGGGCAGATCAGCCTCTCTGCTtacccggggtgggggggggttaaTGCAGGCTTGGGGTTTGGGGACAGGACCCCGCTGTGCCGGTACGGGCTGACCACACTGGGCCTGCTGCCAGTCCACTGACTGCCCACTTGTGTGCTGAGTTCCCCAGTGCTCAGCCTCAGTTGCCTGTGTGATAAGCGAGGGGGTCACAAAGCTTTCTTGGGGGCATGTTTCTTcccctgctcaggcaggtggTGCCTAAAAAGAGGGGTTAtggcacagggaggggaggaggacaaAAGCCAGGCGTGACCGGGAGcatcctcctggctctgctcctctcGGCTGGCTGCCTCCAGTGCGGAAAGAGCCCCTTGTCTGCAGGATCGGCCGCTCTACTGCGCTTGTCTGGAtggcaagggaggaaaaaaggctcGTGACTCTTGCAAAGTGATGAGGAAACGAAAGGGGTGCCTGGCTTGAGAGTGGCTTCCtgagaggagaagaggagcagggTACAAACCAGATGAGCCATGACGGTGTAGAGCAGCCTGTCCAGCCACCCACCAGCCTGTGGCTCCTCAGACTGTGGTGGGGTCAGGCTGGGCTCTACCCGCCAGGCTGCCAGGGAAGAAGGATGAAACCTGATGGGTCTGGGGTCAGCaaccccatcccaccggaggatGCTCAGCGTCTCGGGGCAGGAGCTGGTTGGGGAGCCCCAGGGTGGGAAGGacgtggctgcagggctgggggtgagAGGGGCTGGGACTGCCCCTCCCCTGCACATCATACAGTGCTGCCACTCAGGGCAAGCCAGCTGGGAACCAGAGGCATGGTAGACGCTCCCTGCACTGGTAACACACGTCCTCCATCCTCGCAGGCCAGGATGGCTCCTCAGATCTAGCCAGGGAGGCCAGAGCAGTGCCGGAGATCCCTGTCCAAGTGATGGTGGGACCAGGATAGAGGAACTGCCGCAAGGATGTCTGAAGCCAAGACCCTGAGCTCCTCTTGCCTTGTGCTTTCCTTGCTCTCCTTGCACTGGGCTTCGCTCCAGCTGGGCCAGGCTTTTCCCAGCACCTCTGACTACCTccagcggggctggcagcggctgctggaggaaggggagggctGTGCCGAGTGCCGGCCGGAGGAGTGCCCGGTGCCACGCGGGTGCCTGGCTGGCACAGTGCGGGATGCCTGCGACTGCTGCTGGGAGTGTGCCAACCTGGAGGGACAGATCTGTGACCTGGACAACACCAACCACTTCTACGGCAAGTGCGGGGAGCACCTGGAGTGCCAGCTGGATGCTGGGGACCTGCGGCACGGAGAGGTGCCTGAGCCCCAGTGCACCTGCCTCTCCCGCCTGGCCCTCTGCGGCTCCGACGGCAAAACCTACGCCCAGATCTGCAGGTTCCTGGAGGTCGCCCGTGCCCACCCTGACACCAACCTCACCGTGGCCCATGAGGGTCCCTGCGAGTCAGGTAGTGCCCCAGGAACAGCTGTGCGGGCAGCGGGATGGAGGCTTGTACCTCTCGGGAAGGGACAAGCAAGGGGGAGTCTGGTTTAAATATCTCACCTGGCGGCAAACCCACAGCATCCACAGGGACATGGCAGCACCAGAGGCTGGGTACAGGGTACCCACCCTCCGGGGTCCCTCTCCCCCAGTCCCCCCGGCTCTGCTGCTCCAGGGCAGCCCCTGTGGATCTGGCACCTGGAGATGTCTGGGAGCAGCTTTGCCAAGTGAGAACGGGGTTTATAGGAAGCAGCAAATCCTGCCGGAGCAGATGGGGAAGTTCCAGGGAATTGTTAGCGAATTCTTGGCGGCAGTGCTGGGTTCACGCTGGCCCGGTGCTCCCGAGAAACACGGCTGCCTCCTGCAAATGGAAACCTGGGTCGGTTTGACTTGGCTGCGCGATTTCCATCTGCTGTTTAAAACCCAGTGGGGGCCtggggggcaggcagcagtggggAGACCATGCCCCAGCCTGCCCAGTCCGCACAGGTCGCCCAGTGCTGTCACCACAGCCCAAGGGGTGTCAAGGTTGACTTTATTTTCTGTAGATCATCACGTCCTTGAGTTTTTCCCTCAGGTATATTTGGAGGTGGAGGCCTTCCCTTGATCTCTGGCTCATGCTATGGGCCAGATCCTGGAGCAGGTGTGGGTAGGAAGGGTGGTCCTCACTCCATCCCTCTAGGGAAGGGATGTGGAACCTGGAGGTAttgactccatacagcagctggGGTCCTGCTGGCTCCCTTAATCGCTGGCACGAGCCCGTGCCAGAGCAGAGGCCTCATTCAGCTGGAAGCTCACCCACCTCATTCATCCCCACCAGCCTCGGGCTGGATGAGTGCCCCTCAGCCTTTCCCCTGCAGGAGGAGCGTGCCTCCATTGCGCAGGACGGCTTTGCTTTGTAGCGTTGCTCTTATTGAACTGTTCCCGCTGCCCGTGTGTCCCTGAGCATCACTGCGCAAGCAGGGAAAGTGAGGCCGGGAGGGATGGCAAACCCCATGGGccagggggggctggggagggaggcccCAGTCCCAGGTGCAAGGAGGGACCATGTCCTGGGGCAAGGTGAGGGTCTGCCATgggtggaagaggagaggggCATGGGAAGGGACCCAGCATCTCTACATGAGCCAAATGCTCCCACCCCAGAGGAGACCAGCTCAGACCAGGCCGGGAAAGCCCATGGGACTTGCCGAGGGTAGGACCTCTTCTGAGCCCACCCTGCTctcctgtcctccctccccagagccccAAATCACCTCTCCTCCCTACGACACATGGAACATCACTGGGCAGGATGTCATCTTTGGCTGTGAGGTCTTCGCCTACCCCATGGCATCCATCGAGTGGAGGAAGGACGGCACGGAGATGCTGTTGCCCGGAGATGACCCCCACATCTCTGTCCAGGTGAGCGGTGTGCCTAGGGCATTGGACACAGCCCCAGGGTGACCCAGCCCTTCCCAGAGCTCGTGGGCAACCAGACCTGAGGGTGGTCACCCTCTAGGGGTGGCCAAGTCTGGATGCCTGGGGATGATAAGGGGTGACCAGAGCCTGCACACCATGAAGACTGGCTGAGCCAGGGCTCAGGGCTGGTGTCTTGGTGGTAGGAGCTATCAGCATAGCTCTCTTCTGCAATTTTCTCTAGTAATTTTTGAACTTATACAGGTCCTAAAAAATATTCAGAGTCCTGCAGCAGGCAGTTCCCCACCTCCTTACCTTTAGTTTGCTCTGCCTGCTGGCTTCACTCGCAGCCCCaccagcagggctggaggagaagaCCTCCCgaggccccttccagcctgggTTATCTCTGTTCCCACCAGCAGAACAGGCAGTCCCTGCCCTTTGCTGCCCACTGCTCTGAACAGGgctcccctcccagggctggcacACCCAGGGTTCAGCATCCTGCCCGCAGCTGGCCCCAAATATAGTGCCCGTCTGGGCGCACCCAGCTATTAGAGGGTGTGGGCAGAGGCACAGGGGCCATGCACCACAGCCAGGCACCGGTGGGGAGGAAACTGTggtgggatggatgggggggATCCAGGGGAGCAGTTGGAACCCAGCATCCTTGCAGGGTGAAGTGCTGGTCCCCTCCATCTTTCCAACCATGTCGCAGGGTCTGGCCAAGGACCTTCACCCCAAGCAGGGCTACCCTGCCCGGCTGGAGGAGACTCGGCTGTCCTCCGCCCCCAGCCACCGCACCATAATAGCAGCCTGCAAGcacagctgcagcccagctgggtcAGGAAAAGGTTATTTCTTGCTGGGgacaaacagaaaatagcatGGTTGATGCCAGAGCAGTCTGGGACCTCACTGCCTGCCGAAATGGAGGACTCTGGGCCCCTCTGAGCCGTCCtgggctggctgtgcccctcGTGAAGCCCCCGGCAGTGTTTGCAGGGTCCTGGTCCTCCCGTGCTGCCAGTCTGCCTGTGCAgctcagctgcttctcctgccctGCCTCGTCCCATCGcggctgtgctgctccccagcGTGACCCCAAACCCCCAGACCGTCCCAGCTGTGTGCCCCCTTGCTTCAGCCACCCTGCAGAGCACTGACCCTGGCATCCTCCCACCATTCAGGGACCATGGTGGCACTGGGGGCACAGCTGGGAGTCCGGCGCACATCTGTGGGGTCCTGCCCAAAACAGGGCTCCCAGGCCATCCTGGGGGCAAGAAGATGCCcattccccccacctcccctgggtaGTGGGAAAAAGGGGGACCTGCATCCAGGGGGTCTGTGCCTGCCCCCAGGGTGGTACttaggcagggggaaaaaagaatttccTTGGGCTTGTATCCCCCTTCCCGTCCGTTCCAGCCCCACACGGGGCTTTCCTCGCACCAGGGCTAACTGAAATCCCCCTCTCTTGCAGTTCAGAGGCGGCCCCCAGAAATACGAAGTGACAGGCTGGCTCCAGATCCAGGGCGTGCGGGTGACGGACGAAGGCACCTACCGCTGCTTCGCCAGGAACCGGGTCGGGGAGGTGGTGGCATTAGCCAGCCTGACTGTCTTCACGCCGGGTGAGCACCACGGCCTTGTCCCCACGCTCTCATGGGGATGAGGGAGGGGATGTTCGGGCAGGGAGCACTGGTATGGTGGGAGCTGCCGGTGTGtagggctgtgctggggatgcCCCAGCAAGCTGCCGTGCACGGTTTGGCTTTGGTCctggtggggaaggggacaggcaCTGGAGGGGACAATGACACAGTGTCCCTGCACTACCATTTCAGACCAGCTCAACCTGACAGGCTTTTCCCTGCCGAAGCCCCGCACGACGCCTGAGGACTACAGGGAGAGTGAGGAGGACTATTACTAGCCCGGAGAACGGGATGTCTGGCTGCAGAGATCGCCTTGCCCATGGTGGCTGTTCCCGGGGGCCAGGGACATCTCCGGAGCAAGCATCCCCCGGCCCAAAACTCCTTCTCTGGACAGTCCTGGCACAGCGgcctcttttttgggggtgggggacagggtGACACATCCCTTTGCTGGGGGTGcttggggaggggacacaggctGGTTGGTGGCACAGGTTTGGGACCAGGGGCAGCTCcacctggggcagggtgggtCTGTCCTCTGGCACCGAGCGGGGACGTGGTGGCAGGTGGGACGCTGCGGTGACAGCCACGCTGTGTGTGACAAGGACTTGGTGCTGGGGGTGGAGGCAGCCCCCCCGGGAGAGGGAGGCCAGGGCAGGGGCATCTCAGCCCTGTGCAAAGCATTTTGGGGAAGCCAGAGCGGAGGGCTGGGACCTGGCTGTGACACCCAGCATATCACCCCCAGGGCTAATCTGTGTCCCTCAAAGCAGGGACAGCCAGGCTTCTCCCCAGGACCTGGGAAACTTGCTGCCAAAACATCCTTCTTTTCCGGTTTGTTTTTAACCAGAAAAGTAGTGATTTGAGGAAACGAGACACTTGTGGTTTTCAGTGCTATCTTTGCTCCGCTGGACAACGTTGGCCCAACCACCCATGTGGTCAGAAACACCTTGGCCTTTTTCAACCGACTTTATGTTTTCTCTTCCAAGCAGCTCTTTTGGTTTGAAACTTTGCCATTTCAGTTAATGTTAGTTAAAATATACATGTAGGTCAAAGCCAACACAGACCAGGCGACTGTCCTGTATCCACAAGGATTATTCTGGGGGTGAGGGAGGGCGCAAACACTGTGGATGCTACCTTGTCTATTGTGGGGGTGCTTGGGTTGAGGAGCCCTCCTGCCCATCCTGGTGCTCATGGCTGGTCCTGGTGTTGGTCCTGCCCCTCTCACCCTGCACGGGGACGGGGGTTCCCAGCAGACCATCCCCTGCGCAGTGGGGATGCATCAGGCTGGCTCTTTGCACCCCTGTCAGTTCGGGTCCCATCCTGCCTCTGCCCATCTTCATCCCAGGGTCTTGTGCCCCATGACACCGGGGTCTCCACCCAGGTGACCATAGCCCTGCCAGCACAGAgggggcacagcagctctgtgcctggctgGGGAAGGACAGGGAGGCTCCTGTTCCCACTGGAAATgctccatttttaaagaaaacccatcTGCCTCCCAGAGCTGGTGATTTAGAGCAAATCATCCTTTTGGGGAAGGGTGGGAAGGAAGACCAGAGCTGCGCTGTGCTGGCCCATGCCCGGAGAGGGCTGGCAGGACTCCTTCCCACAGGCATCCTGGGGCTGGGCTCCCACTCAGGGGGTGCTTTACCCCCCAAAGCAACAGCATTTAAAGGACTTTTGAGACTCAAAACCTCCCCATGGACTAAACTGCTCCCAGTTACTCAGTCCCAGCTCCatggagggctggagctggggcggGAAGCCAGACCCTGGGAGGAAGGAGTTGGCCAGTCCCCAGACAGGAGCAGGCAGGATGTGATGAGGCTGGTGGCTCGGGCACCACGCTGCTCTCCTtcccttgttttttcttttcttcctctttctctcaaGAATTGGCTCAGACGATGCAATTATGGCATCGAAACCTGAACAAGCAAATAAAAGGGATTTGTCTGGAGTTGGCAGCAGAGCAAAATTCCTGCAGCCGGTGAGGCTGggccagccctggcccctgcGTCGCAGCCTgatggggcacagccagcagcgcTGccgtcctgcctgcctgcctgctgggctgcctgTCCTCTCTGGCAGCAAACCCCTTCTCAGCTGGGGAAATGCAAAAGCCACCCGTGCCTCAGCTTCTCCTTCCATCTAACAGCGTAGTAGCATCCTCTTGGGGCTGCT from Mycteria americana isolate JAX WOST 10 ecotype Jacksonville Zoo and Gardens chromosome 6, USCA_MyAme_1.0, whole genome shotgun sequence includes:
- the KAZALD1 gene encoding kazal-type serine protease inhibitor domain-containing protein 1 — encoded protein: MSEAKTLSSSCLVLSLLSLHWASLQLGQAFPSTSDYLQRGWQRLLEEGEGCAECRPEECPVPRGCLAGTVRDACDCCWECANLEGQICDLDNTNHFYGKCGEHLECQLDAGDLRHGEVPEPQCTCLSRLALCGSDGKTYAQICRFLEVARAHPDTNLTVAHEGPCESEPQITSPPYDTWNITGQDVIFGCEVFAYPMASIEWRKDGTEMLLPGDDPHISVQFRGGPQKYEVTGWLQIQGVRVTDEGTYRCFARNRVGEVVALASLTVFTPDQLNLTGFSLPKPRTTPEDYRESEEDYY